Proteins co-encoded in one Bradyrhizobium sp. 170 genomic window:
- a CDS encoding metalloregulator ArsR/SmtB family transcription factor, whose amino-acid sequence MANQSMQLDHVFGALSDATRRAIVMRLCDGEASVGELAKPFEMALPSLMKHIRILESSGLVASEKTGRVRMCSLQTEALATVEVWLAAQREIWEQRLDRLEMYVEKLKKEEKSNARKRKSK is encoded by the coding sequence ATGGCTAACCAATCAATGCAACTCGACCACGTTTTCGGGGCCCTGTCCGACGCGACCCGTCGTGCGATCGTCATGCGACTATGTGATGGCGAGGCATCCGTCGGAGAGCTGGCGAAGCCGTTCGAAATGGCGCTGCCGAGCCTGATGAAACACATCCGCATTCTAGAGAGCAGCGGCCTCGTTGCGTCCGAGAAGACCGGTCGCGTCAGGATGTGCTCATTGCAGACGGAAGCTCTCGCAACCGTCGAGGTTTGGTTGGCGGCCCAAAGGGAGATCTGGGAGCAACGACTGGATCGACTGGAAATGTACGTTGAGAAACTGAAGAAAGAGGAAAAGTCCAATGCCCGCAAACGCAAGTCAAAATGA
- a CDS encoding SRPBCC family protein: MPANASQNETPLSTWALDREIVLSRVINAPRELVFSAWADPQHLPQWFGPAGFRVETKSMDIRVNGEWRFDMIAPDGKRYTNRMQFRRIERPHLIEIDHGADKDNDPGIFRTTITFDEQSDGKTVITLRQLHPTKAQRDAGIGFGAVEFGYQTLEKLAQHVERSNAT, encoded by the coding sequence ATGCCCGCAAACGCAAGTCAAAATGAAACGCCCCTGTCCACTTGGGCGCTCGATCGAGAGATCGTCCTCTCGCGCGTGATCAACGCGCCACGGGAGTTGGTTTTCTCCGCCTGGGCTGATCCGCAACATCTCCCCCAATGGTTTGGTCCGGCCGGTTTTAGGGTCGAGACAAAGTCAATGGATATTCGCGTCAACGGCGAATGGCGGTTCGATATGATCGCTCCCGACGGCAAGCGATATACGAACCGGATGCAATTCCGGCGCATCGAGAGGCCGCACCTGATCGAGATCGATCATGGCGCCGACAAAGACAACGATCCTGGCATATTCCGCACCACCATCACGTTCGATGAGCAGAGCGACGGCAAGACCGTCATCACTTTGCGGCAGTTGCATCCGACGAAGGCTCAGCGCGACGCGGGAATCGGATTCGGCGCGGTCGAGTTCGGTTATCAGACCCTCGAGAAACTGGCGCAGCACGTCGAACGCAGCAACGCTACTTAA
- a CDS encoding class I SAM-dependent methyltransferase: MRLLGRYRGRNGAIEIVECSADGTRIYFEEGIRQSQATPDGESVFSYVRLMDELLHRATNILVLGCGGGNLATRLARLGKKLTIVDNNPISFVIAQRYFGLPDGLPLMVSDFRKFILDDDLLYDGIAIDVGGPDFHFEDEFDVETCDAIRARLTPGGRIVMNVLVANDIDPVPDRIAARLAGGRLGTWIIDEQGVQDRNAIIACVPEKQLNARPALAEAMQNSLERWSIRRSRLRGRGLGAMYSTADR, from the coding sequence GTGCGGTTGCTGGGGCGCTATCGGGGCAGGAACGGCGCAATCGAAATCGTCGAATGCTCCGCGGACGGAACGCGGATCTATTTCGAGGAAGGTATCAGGCAGAGTCAGGCTACGCCCGACGGCGAGAGCGTCTTCAGCTATGTCAGGCTCATGGACGAACTCCTGCATCGCGCGACGAACATTCTCGTCCTGGGATGCGGCGGCGGAAATCTAGCCACCAGGCTGGCGCGTCTCGGAAAAAAGCTGACGATCGTCGACAACAATCCGATCAGCTTCGTGATTGCTCAGAGATATTTTGGACTGCCGGACGGATTGCCGCTGATGGTGTCCGATTTCCGCAAGTTCATTCTCGATGACGATCTGCTTTACGATGGGATCGCCATCGATGTCGGGGGTCCGGATTTTCACTTTGAAGACGAATTCGACGTCGAGACCTGCGACGCCATCCGCGCGCGGTTGACGCCCGGCGGCCGCATCGTCATGAACGTGTTGGTCGCGAACGACATCGACCCGGTACCCGATCGCATCGCCGCGCGGCTTGCCGGCGGCCGGCTGGGAACGTGGATCATCGACGAGCAGGGCGTCCAGGATCGAAATGCGATCATTGCATGCGTGCCGGAAAAGCAGTTGAACGCGCGTCCGGCGCTCGCCGAAGCGATGCAGAACAGCCTCGAGCGCTGGTCGATCCGGCGAAGCAGGTTGCGCGGTCGCGGCCTCGGCGCGATGTATTCCACCGCTGACAGGTAA
- a CDS encoding helix-turn-helix transcriptional regulator has translation MITANQLRAARALLSIDQRQMAELADLSVPTIQRMEASDGVIRANVDSLMKLVSALESAGIELINPGAASATGGRGVRLREHLTNPKSNLKSKSKTARQPKRVLERVR, from the coding sequence ATGATTACCGCCAATCAACTCAGGGCCGCGCGCGCGCTTCTGAGCATCGATCAGCGGCAAATGGCCGAGCTGGCCGATCTTTCGGTGCCGACCATCCAGCGCATGGAAGCCAGCGACGGTGTGATCCGCGCCAACGTCGATTCCCTGATGAAACTGGTTTCCGCGCTCGAGAGCGCCGGGATCGAGTTGATCAATCCGGGCGCCGCGAGCGCGACCGGCGGGCGAGGGGTGCGGCTGCGCGAACATCTCACAAATCCCAAGTCAAATCTCAAGTCAAAGAGCAAGACCGCCCGCCAGCCGAAGAGGGTGCTGGAGCGGGTTCGATAG
- a CDS encoding NADH-quinone oxidoreductase subunit B family protein, whose protein sequence is MRKLLFESVFRRPLTERAPLPDDAAVAELATALGKAARRRLGRSLSIREVDAGSCNGCELEIHALNNAYYDVERFGLRFVASPRHADVLMVTGPVTKNMREALERTYHATPNPKWVVAVGDCARNGGCFAGSYAVVGGVSEVVPVDLHIPGCPPAPTAMLQGLLALFERADAGAVTS, encoded by the coding sequence ATGCGCAAGCTGCTTTTTGAAAGCGTGTTTCGCCGGCCGCTCACCGAGCGGGCGCCTTTACCCGATGATGCCGCCGTGGCGGAGCTTGCCACCGCGCTCGGGAAGGCCGCGCGGCGACGGCTCGGCCGGAGCCTGTCGATCCGCGAGGTCGATGCCGGATCCTGTAACGGATGCGAGCTGGAAATTCACGCGCTCAACAACGCCTATTACGACGTCGAGCGGTTCGGCCTGCGGTTTGTCGCTTCGCCGCGTCATGCCGACGTCCTGATGGTGACGGGACCGGTGACGAAAAACATGCGCGAGGCGCTCGAACGCACCTATCACGCGACGCCGAACCCGAAATGGGTCGTGGCGGTCGGAGACTGCGCGCGGAACGGAGGATGTTTTGCCGGCAGCTATGCGGTCGTCGGCGGCGTCTCCGAGGTCGTCCCGGTCGACCTGCACATTCCCGGCTGCCCGCCTGCCCCCACAGCCATGCTGCAAGGATTGCTGGCGCTGTTCGAACGCGCGGACGCCGGCGCCGTTACATCGTGA
- a CDS encoding NADH-quinone oxidoreductase subunit C has protein sequence MPSLIDLTLEGRKVGQHRPWPRVVVDASVWTFAATELAHGRWSLLGLWGEPATVHMAIMDGQAAEIAVVSLDCPDRSFPSVGKHHPPALRLERTIHDLFGLSAEGAPDTRPWLDHNRWGVRFPLGDRIDALPKATPYGLLVAEGDGLHQIPVGPVHAGIIEPGHFRFTASGETVVRLEQRLGYVHKGIDGLMSGASLERGVHLAGRTSGDSTVAYAYAFSRAAEAALDLAVPDRAVLLRALLAELERLANHLGDIGAICNDASFALMHAHCGVLRESVLRAAGAAFGHRLMRDVIVPGGVSRDIGADGVQTIRAALDNIRLRFPALVELYDNTASLQDRTVDTGVLKPPLARQYAAGGYIGRASGRSFDARRALVYPPYDRLRFDVPTLNEGDVNARVWIRVREVEQSLSLIEQILRRLPNGPTRTEVPLGGAVREGMAVVEGFRGDVLVWLRLRNGLIERCHMRDPSWFQWPLLEAVIENNIVADFPLCNKSFNCSYSGHDL, from the coding sequence ATGCCATCGCTGATCGATTTGACGCTGGAAGGCCGCAAAGTCGGGCAACACCGCCCGTGGCCGCGCGTTGTCGTCGACGCTTCGGTCTGGACATTCGCCGCGACCGAACTGGCGCATGGTCGCTGGAGCCTGCTCGGCCTTTGGGGCGAGCCCGCAACGGTGCATATGGCGATCATGGATGGACAGGCTGCTGAGATCGCGGTCGTCAGCCTGGATTGCCCCGACCGCAGCTTTCCTTCCGTCGGCAAGCACCATCCGCCGGCGCTGCGGCTGGAACGGACTATCCACGACCTGTTCGGACTGTCCGCCGAGGGCGCGCCCGACACGCGGCCCTGGCTCGATCACAATCGCTGGGGTGTGCGATTCCCATTGGGAGACCGCATTGACGCGTTGCCGAAGGCGACGCCCTACGGTCTCCTGGTGGCCGAAGGCGACGGCCTGCACCAGATCCCGGTCGGCCCGGTACATGCAGGCATCATCGAGCCCGGACATTTCCGCTTTACCGCCAGCGGCGAGACCGTGGTCAGGTTGGAACAGCGGCTTGGATATGTCCACAAGGGTATCGACGGACTGATGAGCGGCGCCAGTCTGGAACGCGGCGTCCATCTCGCCGGGCGCACATCGGGCGACAGCACCGTCGCCTACGCCTACGCGTTTTCGCGCGCGGCCGAAGCAGCGCTGGACCTCGCCGTGCCTGACCGAGCCGTGTTGCTGCGGGCATTGCTAGCGGAGTTGGAGCGGCTCGCCAACCATCTCGGCGACATCGGCGCGATCTGCAACGACGCCTCCTTTGCATTGATGCACGCGCATTGCGGCGTGCTGCGCGAGAGCGTACTGCGCGCCGCCGGCGCCGCCTTCGGCCATCGCCTGATGCGCGACGTCATCGTGCCCGGCGGCGTCAGCCGCGACATCGGCGCTGACGGGGTGCAAACCATCCGGGCCGCGCTGGACAACATCCGGCTGCGCTTTCCGGCTCTGGTCGAACTCTACGACAACACCGCTTCGCTGCAGGACCGCACCGTCGATACCGGCGTTCTCAAACCGCCGCTGGCCAGGCAGTATGCCGCAGGCGGCTATATCGGCCGCGCCTCAGGCCGCTCGTTCGACGCGCGCCGGGCGCTGGTCTATCCGCCTTATGATCGTCTGCGCTTCGATGTTCCCACGCTCAATGAGGGCGACGTCAATGCGCGGGTCTGGATCAGGGTACGCGAGGTCGAGCAAAGCCTTTCGCTGATCGAGCAGATCTTGCGCCGGCTTCCCAACGGCCCGACGCGCACGGAAGTGCCGCTTGGAGGGGCTGTGCGCGAGGGCATGGCGGTCGTGGAAGGATTCCGCGGTGACGTCCTGGTCTGGCTGCGCTTGCGCAATGGCCTGATCGAACGATGCCACATGCGCGATCCGTCCTGGTTTCAATGGCCGCTGCTGGAAGCCGTGATCGAGAACAACATCGTCGCGGACTTTCCACTCTGCAACAAGTCGTTCAACTGTTCCTATTCGGGCCACGATCTCTAA
- a CDS encoding hydrogenase 4 subunit F, translated as MTLPFFNPVTAVLLIPIWSAALLAILPGYRVTARLNVVASLATFLSALSLFVVERPSPGPYVLIDDLNIVFIVLNTFVGFTTSIFSASYIAHELETGRLTPAYLRFYHAMYQTMMFGMNLAFVSNNIGLMWVAVELATLTTVLMVGIYRTHAALEAAWKYFILGSVGIALALFGTILVYMAARPVMGEGQDGMVWTLLVERAANFDAALLNVAFVFLFLGYGTKVGLAPLHAWLPDAHAEGPTPISAVLSGLLLNVALYALLRFKILLAANPASIAPGPLMVTMGLVSLIFAAFMLYRRRDIKRLFAYSSIEHMGIIVFAFGMGGPLANFAGLLHMVMHSLTKSAIFYAVGHISQIKGTQRISRIRGLTVTHPALGWGLVVGVVAIAGLPPLGIFMSEFLVVSSTFARQPLLAIVLVFGLLLAFGALTLRLTSVAFGEPRGSTASAEASYIPMFAHLALVLGAGVYLPAPLVVWFQHVAQLLG; from the coding sequence ATGACCCTGCCCTTCTTCAATCCCGTCACCGCCGTTCTGCTGATCCCGATCTGGTCGGCGGCGCTGCTGGCCATCCTGCCCGGCTACCGCGTGACAGCGCGGCTGAACGTCGTCGCCAGCCTCGCGACGTTCCTGTCTGCGCTTTCGCTGTTCGTGGTCGAACGTCCCTCCCCCGGGCCTTACGTGCTGATCGACGATCTGAACATCGTCTTCATCGTACTCAATACCTTCGTGGGATTCACCACCAGCATCTTCAGCGCCAGCTATATCGCGCACGAACTCGAAACCGGCCGGCTGACGCCGGCTTACCTGCGCTTCTATCATGCCATGTACCAGACCATGATGTTCGGCATGAACCTCGCGTTCGTGTCCAACAATATCGGCCTGATGTGGGTCGCGGTCGAACTCGCGACGCTGACGACCGTGCTGATGGTCGGCATCTATCGTACCCATGCGGCGCTCGAAGCCGCCTGGAAGTATTTCATTCTAGGCAGCGTCGGAATTGCGCTCGCGCTGTTCGGCACCATCCTGGTCTATATGGCAGCCCGCCCGGTGATGGGCGAAGGCCAGGACGGCATGGTCTGGACGCTGCTGGTCGAGCGCGCCGCGAACTTCGACGCGGCCCTTCTCAACGTCGCGTTCGTATTCCTGTTTCTCGGCTACGGCACCAAGGTCGGCCTCGCGCCGCTGCACGCCTGGCTGCCGGATGCGCATGCCGAAGGTCCGACGCCGATATCAGCGGTGTTGTCGGGCCTTTTGCTGAACGTCGCGCTCTATGCGCTGCTGCGCTTCAAGATATTGCTCGCCGCCAATCCGGCCTCGATCGCTCCCGGCCCCCTGATGGTGACGATGGGCCTGGTCTCGCTGATCTTCGCGGCCTTCATGCTGTACCGGCGGCGCGACATCAAGCGCCTGTTCGCCTATTCCTCGATCGAACACATGGGCATCATCGTATTCGCGTTCGGCATGGGCGGTCCGCTCGCCAATTTCGCCGGGCTTCTGCACATGGTGATGCACAGCCTGACCAAGTCGGCGATCTTCTACGCCGTCGGACATATTTCGCAGATCAAGGGCACCCAGCGGATTTCGCGGATCCGCGGTCTGACGGTGACCCATCCGGCGCTCGGCTGGGGACTGGTGGTAGGCGTCGTCGCGATCGCCGGATTGCCGCCGCTCGGGATCTTCATGAGCGAATTTCTCGTCGTGAGTTCGACCTTTGCACGGCAGCCGCTGCTCGCGATCGTGCTGGTATTCGGGCTGTTGCTGGCCTTCGGCGCCTTGACGTTGCGCCTGACCAGTGTCGCCTTCGGCGAGCCGCGCGGCAGCACGGCGTCGGCTGAGGCTTCCTACATTCCGATGTTCGCTCATCTCGCACTGGTCTTGGGCGCGGGAGTCTATCTTCCCGCTCCGCTGGTGGTCTGGTTTCAGCATGTGGCCCAATTGCTTGGATAG
- a CDS encoding hydrogenase-4 component E yields MHSLAFDVSHTLAGGLVLISLMMLYQDRLYSLLNVFALHALVLSLSVAWQAFIQDAPHLYVTAIIALVFKAIVIPVALHRIVKQLGIHRDIESAVGIGPTMLAGMGLVALSLVLMLRVTSDADPLAREDLAFALSVVLLGLLVMVTRRNAVSQVVGFMSLENGLVLAATGAKGMPLVVEISVAFSILIAFIVIGIFLFRIRERFDSVDVSALDDFRGERR; encoded by the coding sequence ATGCACAGCCTCGCCTTCGACGTTTCGCACACGCTGGCCGGCGGACTGGTGCTGATCAGCCTGATGATGCTGTATCAGGACCGCCTCTATTCGCTGCTCAACGTGTTCGCGCTCCACGCCCTGGTGCTGTCGCTCTCGGTCGCCTGGCAGGCTTTCATCCAGGATGCGCCCCATCTCTACGTCACCGCGATCATCGCCCTGGTCTTCAAGGCGATCGTCATTCCGGTGGCGCTGCACCGCATCGTCAAGCAGCTCGGAATTCACCGCGACATCGAATCCGCCGTCGGAATCGGCCCGACCATGCTGGCCGGGATGGGACTGGTCGCGCTCTCGCTGGTTCTCATGTTGCGGGTGACGAGCGACGCCGACCCGCTGGCGCGCGAAGATCTTGCCTTTGCCCTATCGGTGGTGCTGCTCGGACTTCTGGTCATGGTGACGCGCCGCAACGCGGTCAGTCAGGTTGTCGGATTCATGTCGCTCGAAAACGGACTGGTGCTGGCGGCGACCGGCGCCAAGGGCATGCCGCTGGTGGTCGAGATCAGCGTCGCGTTCTCGATCCTGATCGCGTTTATCGTGATCGGCATCTTCCTGTTCCGAATCCGCGAGCGCTTCGATTCGGTGGACGTCTCCGCGCTCGACGACTTCAGGGGCGAACGACGATGA